Proteins co-encoded in one Pseudorhizobium banfieldiae genomic window:
- a CDS encoding TetR family transcriptional regulator C-terminal domain-containing protein produces the protein MNTRRSYHRASEGERREELIAATLDCIAEAGIEGATVRQIAARAGVTPGLIRHYFMTKDQMLQAAYRQLMNGITQTTTAAAQGDDPRTRLRQFIVANVTPPVTDSRTLSLWAAFISHIPLDPAFAAIHRESYLAFLGELERLLSDFFADRKRTVSATECRSYAIALNGLIDGLWLEGTLAPDMFDDNEIAGTAIVSVEALLRLPPGDLSLA, from the coding sequence ATGAATACGCGCCGCAGTTATCACCGTGCCAGCGAAGGCGAGCGGCGAGAAGAGCTCATAGCAGCAACGCTCGACTGTATAGCGGAAGCTGGAATAGAGGGCGCAACGGTGCGCCAAATCGCGGCGCGCGCCGGTGTGACGCCCGGATTGATCCGTCACTACTTCATGACCAAGGACCAGATGCTGCAGGCTGCCTACCGGCAATTGATGAACGGCATCACGCAGACCACAACGGCGGCGGCTCAAGGAGATGACCCACGCACTCGGCTGCGCCAGTTCATCGTCGCGAACGTCACGCCACCCGTGACCGACAGCCGGACGCTGTCCCTGTGGGCCGCCTTTATCAGCCATATCCCGCTCGATCCCGCATTCGCCGCCATCCATCGCGAGAGCTATCTGGCTTTCCTTGGAGAGCTGGAAAGACTCCTCTCGGACTTCTTTGCAGACCGCAAGCGGACGGTGAGCGCCACCGAGTGCCGCTCCTACGCGATTGCGCTGAACGGATTGATCGACGGCCTCTGGCTCGAAGGGACGCTCGCGCCGGACATGTTCGACGACAACGAAATTGCCGGGACAGCCATCGTCTCGGTGGAGGCGCTGCTGAGGCTTCCACCGGGTGATCTGTCTCTGGCTTGA
- a CDS encoding endonuclease/exonuclease/phosphatase family protein, with protein sequence MSATPQQPPAKPGTILKVLSYNVHSCIGTDRKLDCARIAEVIATIAPDIIGLQELDVGRRRTGGADQAHIVASLLRMEFHFHAALHVAEERYGDAVLTALPMRFVKGAMLPSSGEQRGALWTEVTAGDRTVQVFNTHLGLRRRDRVSQMTTLLGPGWLGNPDNADKPRILIGDLNSIGRSASYRLVTKHLKDVQLEAPRRPQPTFPSRYPMMRLDHIFVSEGIEVLDAEVISTSLTRRASDHLPLLATIRL encoded by the coding sequence ATGTCAGCCACTCCGCAGCAACCACCAGCCAAGCCCGGCACCATCCTCAAGGTCCTCAGCTACAACGTCCACAGTTGCATCGGCACCGACCGCAAGCTCGATTGTGCGCGCATTGCCGAGGTGATCGCAACCATTGCTCCCGATATCATCGGCCTGCAGGAACTGGATGTCGGCCGCCGACGGACCGGTGGCGCTGATCAGGCACATATCGTCGCGTCGCTCCTGCGCATGGAATTTCACTTCCATGCTGCACTTCACGTGGCGGAAGAACGCTATGGCGACGCTGTTTTGACCGCGTTGCCGATGCGTTTCGTAAAGGGAGCCATGCTTCCATCCTCCGGAGAGCAGCGCGGGGCCTTGTGGACGGAAGTGACTGCCGGAGATCGGACCGTGCAGGTCTTCAATACTCACCTGGGCTTGCGCCGCAGGGATCGCGTCAGCCAGATGACGACACTGCTTGGTCCCGGCTGGCTCGGCAATCCGGACAATGCGGACAAACCGCGCATCCTCATCGGCGACCTGAATTCCATCGGCAGGTCCGCCTCCTATCGCCTTGTTACGAAGCATCTGAAGGATGTCCAACTGGAAGCGCCGCGCCGGCCGCAGCCCACCTTCCCATCCCGCTATCCGATGATGCGCCTCGATCACATCTTCGTATCGGAGGGTATCGAAGTGCTCGACGCGGAAGTGATCTCCACCTCGCTGACACGCCGGGCATCGGACCACCTGCCGCTACTGGCGACTATTCGCCTTTGA
- a CDS encoding MFS transporter produces MAAEPLVQRDSEARQRWTTLALLCCAVVLSFSTWFSATAIAPELTRAWNLSTAEATWLTNGVQIGFVTGALLASLFNLPDLIRMNRLMAGSATLAVIANAALLLEPPPIVAILCRIITGFALAGVYPPALKLVSTWFVAGRGLAFAAVIGAITAGSALPHLFRGTTSGIAWQQVVVLSTIAALASMVLFLLCVREGPFPYGKAMFDPRQIGRVLRDRHVALVNIGYLGHMWELYAMWAWLLTYLTAAFEAGDYGTAQDASLLTFATVALGVAGCFAGGVLSDRIGRTATTAGMMIASGLCALTVGFVYDGPLWLLAIVVVVWGISIIGDSAQFSAAVTELADRNYIGTALSLQMGMGFALTIGMIWALPRLAELLGGWQWTFSVLAVGPFVGAAAMLYLRRLPAATRLANGRR; encoded by the coding sequence TTGGCCGCAGAACCACTGGTGCAACGGGATAGCGAAGCGCGCCAACGCTGGACGACCCTTGCCCTTCTCTGCTGTGCGGTCGTCCTGTCCTTCTCGACCTGGTTTTCAGCGACCGCCATCGCTCCAGAGCTGACCCGCGCCTGGAACCTCTCGACCGCTGAAGCGACCTGGCTGACCAATGGTGTCCAGATCGGCTTCGTCACCGGCGCCTTGCTTGCGAGCCTGTTCAATCTGCCGGACCTGATCAGGATGAACCGCCTCATGGCCGGATCGGCGACATTGGCCGTCATCGCCAATGCTGCCCTCTTGCTGGAGCCGCCTCCCATCGTCGCGATCCTCTGCCGGATCATCACCGGTTTCGCGCTTGCCGGTGTCTATCCGCCGGCGCTCAAGCTCGTCTCCACGTGGTTCGTGGCCGGCCGAGGCCTTGCCTTCGCCGCCGTAATCGGGGCGATAACGGCCGGGTCAGCTCTTCCGCATCTTTTCCGTGGCACGACCTCCGGAATCGCCTGGCAACAGGTCGTCGTGCTGTCGACCATCGCCGCCCTCGCAAGCATGGTGCTCTTCCTGCTTTGCGTGAGAGAAGGTCCGTTCCCATACGGCAAGGCTATGTTCGACCCACGCCAGATCGGCCGTGTGCTGCGCGACCGCCATGTCGCCCTGGTGAATATCGGCTACCTCGGTCACATGTGGGAACTCTATGCCATGTGGGCATGGCTCTTGACCTACCTGACCGCGGCCTTCGAGGCCGGCGACTACGGCACGGCGCAGGATGCATCCCTCCTGACCTTTGCAACCGTGGCTCTCGGGGTAGCCGGTTGTTTCGCTGGCGGCGTGCTTTCGGATCGCATCGGGCGCACCGCGACGACCGCCGGCATGATGATCGCCTCGGGCCTCTGCGCGTTGACCGTCGGCTTCGTCTATGACGGACCGCTATGGCTCCTTGCCATCGTGGTCGTCGTCTGGGGGATCAGCATCATCGGCGATTCCGCACAGTTCTCGGCGGCGGTCACCGAACTTGCCGATCGTAATTACATCGGCACCGCTCTCTCCCTGCAGATGGGCATGGGTTTCGCGCTGACGATCGGCATGATTTGGGCGCTGCCCAGACTGGCCGAATTGCTGGGCGGATGGCAATGGACTTTCTCCGTGCTTGCGGTCGGACCCTTCGTCGGCGCTGCTGCCATGCTGTACCTGCGTCGGCTGCCTGCCGCGACCCGGCTCGCGAATGGACGCCGCTGA
- the cydB gene encoding cytochrome d ubiquinol oxidase subunit II — MELDLAFIWAAIIAFAVLAYVILDGFDLGVGILFPFFPEKHDKDVMMNSVAPVWDGNETWLVLGGGGLLAVFPLAYATILPALYAPIIAMLLGLIFRGVAFEYRWRTKRAEPLWNWAFTGGSVVAAFAQGVALGALVQGIPVENRAYTGGWWDWLTPFSIATGLAVLIGYALLGATWLIMKTSGELAERARRYAYMAGVATLVAMGIVSLWTPFLEPLYLQRWFSWPTAAFSLIVPALVAACFLVLAHGLRTRHDSRPFIASLGLFVLGYAGIGISFYPYIVPTSVTIWDAAAPDESLAFLLVGALVLVPLILAYTAYAYWVFRGKVNPEEGYH, encoded by the coding sequence ATGGAGCTTGATCTCGCCTTCATTTGGGCCGCCATCATCGCCTTCGCGGTCCTCGCCTACGTCATCCTCGACGGCTTCGACCTCGGCGTCGGCATCCTCTTCCCGTTCTTTCCGGAGAAGCATGATAAGGACGTGATGATGAACAGCGTTGCACCCGTATGGGACGGCAACGAAACATGGCTGGTCCTCGGCGGCGGCGGGCTGCTTGCCGTCTTCCCCCTTGCCTACGCTACCATCCTGCCGGCGCTCTATGCTCCAATCATTGCCATGCTGCTCGGGCTGATCTTCCGCGGCGTCGCCTTCGAATACCGCTGGCGCACCAAGCGGGCGGAGCCGCTCTGGAACTGGGCCTTCACGGGCGGGTCGGTCGTCGCAGCCTTTGCCCAAGGCGTGGCGCTGGGGGCACTGGTGCAGGGAATTCCGGTTGAGAACCGGGCGTATACGGGCGGCTGGTGGGACTGGCTCACGCCCTTCTCAATCGCCACGGGGCTAGCCGTCCTGATCGGTTATGCGCTGCTCGGGGCGACCTGGCTGATCATGAAGACGAGCGGAGAACTGGCGGAAAGGGCACGGCGCTATGCCTATATGGCCGGGGTCGCCACGCTGGTGGCCATGGGTATCGTCAGCCTCTGGACGCCCTTCCTCGAGCCGCTCTATCTCCAGCGCTGGTTCAGCTGGCCGACCGCAGCCTTCAGCCTGATCGTCCCCGCTCTGGTCGCCGCCTGCTTCCTGGTGCTGGCCCACGGCCTGCGCACCCGTCACGACAGCCGCCCCTTCATTGCGTCGCTTGGTCTCTTCGTGCTCGGCTATGCCGGGATCGGGATCAGCTTCTATCCCTATATTGTCCCCACCTCGGTGACGATCTGGGATGCTGCGGCTCCCGACGAGAGCCTCGCCTTCCTACTGGTCGGTGCGCTGGTCCTCGTGCCGCTGATCCTCGCCTACACCGCCTATGCCTACTGGGTGTTCCGGGGCAAGGTGAATCCCGAGGAAGGCTACCACTGA
- a CDS encoding UPF0104 family protein — MVTRRRVFKILAALAIVVAAFLVYRSLGRYSLEEIRLSVASIPQQRLLFAFAFVVGSYTCLSGFDWLAVRYAGHALLYRQVALASFCSLSIGHNVGMAALSSGAVRYRFYSRWGLSGEQVAKVIIFCGVTVGLGLVTLAGLALIITQGRGGDLLGINEMTAVALGCICLLVPTLYLLICWRVRLPLILYRWSFQPPSVWLALGQIAVGTLNFACVAACIHQLLLGISAVNYLTVATAYVTANIAALISHVPGGLGVLEATILGVLPIDASIGALVVFRILYFFVPLMVGVPTLVASETYFRRQPRGRISKQPAG; from the coding sequence ATGGTTACGAGGCGACGCGTTTTCAAAATTCTGGCTGCGTTGGCGATCGTGGTCGCGGCCTTCCTCGTCTACCGTAGTCTCGGACGCTATAGTCTAGAGGAGATCAGGCTGTCGGTGGCTTCCATCCCGCAGCAGAGGTTGCTCTTCGCCTTCGCATTCGTCGTCGGCTCCTATACGTGTCTCTCTGGTTTCGACTGGCTCGCCGTGCGCTATGCGGGTCACGCCTTGCTCTATCGGCAGGTGGCGCTGGCGTCCTTTTGCAGCCTTTCCATCGGCCACAACGTTGGGATGGCTGCCCTGAGCAGCGGTGCGGTGCGCTACCGCTTCTATTCGCGCTGGGGGCTTTCGGGCGAGCAGGTTGCCAAGGTCATCATCTTCTGCGGCGTCACCGTTGGTCTAGGCCTGGTCACCCTTGCCGGTTTAGCGCTGATCATAACACAGGGGCGGGGCGGAGACCTGCTCGGCATCAACGAAATGACGGCGGTTGCTCTGGGCTGCATCTGTCTGCTGGTGCCGACGCTGTACCTGCTGATCTGCTGGCGCGTGCGGCTACCCCTTATCCTGTACCGGTGGAGCTTCCAGCCACCCTCCGTCTGGCTTGCGCTTGGCCAAATCGCGGTCGGCACGCTCAACTTTGCCTGCGTCGCCGCATGCATTCATCAACTCCTACTGGGCATTTCTGCGGTCAACTACCTGACGGTGGCCACGGCCTACGTCACTGCGAACATCGCTGCCCTGATCAGCCACGTGCCGGGAGGCCTGGGCGTGCTGGAAGCCACCATTCTCGGTGTTCTTCCCATCGATGCGTCGATTGGCGCGCTGGTTGTCTTCCGGATCCTGTACTTCTTCGTTCCGCTGATGGTGGGGGTGCCGACGCTGGTGGCGAGCGAAACCTATTTTCGCCGCCAGCCGCGCGGGAGGATATCAAAGCAGCCGGCGGGTTAG
- a CDS encoding TIGR03885 family FMN-dependent LLM class oxidoreductase, whose protein sequence is MTIIGYHASHEQFSPNQLVVCVQAAENAGFGAVMSSDHLAPWSERQGHSGFVWTFLGAAMQATKTIPFGLITVPMGWRYHPVITAQAAATLGELFPGRFPWMAVGSGQALSEHVVGERWPSKPERNERLLAGVEIIRSLWDGNTVSRESPIRVDEARLHTFPRKAPKVIAGALSIATAEWAGKWADGLITINQPRDKLAQIVEAFRRGGGEGKPAYLQVHVSYAPTDAEARENAYDQWRSNTLPAAVAETLRTPEEFDAACARVRPEDMDEFVRISADPSRHVAWFEEDMGMGFEQVYVHNVGRNQLQFIDVFGAQVIPRLK, encoded by the coding sequence ATGACGATCATCGGTTACCACGCTTCCCACGAGCAGTTTTCCCCGAACCAACTCGTCGTTTGCGTCCAAGCGGCGGAAAATGCCGGCTTCGGAGCCGTCATGTCTTCCGATCACCTGGCGCCCTGGAGCGAGCGGCAGGGACACTCAGGCTTCGTCTGGACCTTCCTCGGTGCCGCCATGCAGGCGACGAAGACGATCCCCTTCGGACTGATTACCGTACCGATGGGCTGGCGATATCATCCGGTGATCACCGCCCAGGCGGCGGCGACCCTCGGAGAACTCTTCCCTGGCCGCTTCCCCTGGATGGCGGTCGGGAGCGGGCAGGCCCTCAGCGAGCACGTGGTCGGGGAGCGCTGGCCGTCCAAGCCCGAGAGGAATGAGCGGCTCCTGGCTGGGGTCGAGATCATCCGGTCGCTGTGGGACGGCAACACGGTAAGTCGCGAGAGCCCCATTCGGGTGGATGAGGCAAGGCTCCACACCTTTCCGCGTAAAGCTCCGAAGGTGATTGCCGGCGCACTTTCCATCGCCACGGCCGAATGGGCGGGAAAATGGGCGGACGGGCTGATCACGATCAACCAGCCGCGAGACAAGCTGGCCCAGATTGTCGAGGCTTTCCGTCGTGGCGGCGGTGAAGGAAAGCCGGCCTATCTTCAGGTTCACGTTTCCTATGCCCCGACCGACGCAGAAGCCCGCGAGAACGCATACGATCAGTGGCGGAGCAACACGCTGCCCGCCGCAGTCGCCGAGACGCTCAGGACGCCGGAGGAGTTCGATGCTGCCTGCGCACGGGTCAGGCCCGAAGATATGGACGAGTTCGTCCGCATCTCGGCCGATCCCTCTCGCCACGTTGCCTGGTTCGAGGAAGACATGGGCATGGGTTTTGAGCAGGTCTACGTCCACAATGTCGGACGCAATCAGTTGCAGTTCATCGATGTCTTCGGTGCACAGGTCATTCCGCGGCTGAAATGA
- a CDS encoding DUF763 domain-containing protein, with protein MAQRAGSADLPLHGGRVPQWLGQRMTRLGALITEAVVHHYGRDEFLRRMAHPFWFQSFGAVMGMDWHSSGITTSVIGALKRGLTPRSAELGIHVCGGRGQHSRKTPDELTAIGDRIGIDGASLATTSRLVAKVDSAAVQDGFDLYLHGFIVTDDGKWVVVQQGMNGDRRQARRYHWLSEGLESFLDSPHAAIEGREQGRIVNLADRRADASRMSQLDMLSSLGPDRIVSELVSLERRETPRDVPQPMLPHLFMPAHHDVREKDVNMKRLHSTLAAAADRGPTDFQQLLLTPGVGARTVNALAMVAEVVHGAPCRFSDPARFSLAHGGKDRHPFPVPLKVYDETIRVMKSAVSKGRMGREEELQALKRLDDQARRLEQYATGPDLKEIVAGEFRDSHALGGRSIFGWEEELEARGLKRG; from the coding sequence ATGGCACAGAGAGCAGGCAGCGCTGATCTTCCGCTTCACGGCGGCCGCGTTCCGCAATGGCTCGGGCAGCGCATGACCCGCCTCGGCGCGCTGATCACCGAGGCCGTGGTCCACCACTACGGCCGCGACGAATTCCTTCGTCGCATGGCGCATCCATTCTGGTTCCAGTCCTTCGGCGCCGTTATGGGCATGGACTGGCATTCCTCCGGCATCACCACGAGCGTGATCGGTGCGCTGAAGCGCGGGCTGACGCCGCGTTCGGCGGAACTCGGCATCCATGTCTGCGGCGGACGAGGACAGCATTCGCGCAAGACACCGGACGAGCTCACGGCAATCGGCGATCGCATCGGGATCGACGGAGCGTCTCTCGCCACCACCAGCCGGCTCGTCGCCAAGGTCGACAGTGCGGCCGTGCAGGATGGCTTCGATCTCTATCTGCACGGGTTCATCGTGACGGACGATGGAAAGTGGGTGGTGGTGCAGCAGGGAATGAACGGCGATCGGCGACAGGCCCGGCGCTATCACTGGCTGTCGGAGGGGCTGGAGAGCTTTCTGGACTCGCCCCATGCGGCGATCGAGGGGCGAGAGCAGGGCCGGATCGTCAACCTGGCCGACCGGCGGGCGGATGCGTCCCGCATGTCGCAACTGGACATGCTTTCAAGCCTCGGGCCGGACCGGATCGTCAGCGAGCTCGTTTCACTCGAGCGGCGCGAAACGCCCCGCGATGTGCCGCAACCGATGCTGCCGCATCTTTTCATGCCCGCCCATCACGATGTCCGCGAGAAGGATGTCAACATGAAGCGTCTTCACAGCACCCTGGCAGCGGCGGCGGACCGTGGCCCCACCGACTTCCAGCAATTGCTGCTCACGCCTGGTGTCGGCGCGCGCACGGTGAACGCGCTTGCCATGGTCGCGGAAGTCGTTCACGGCGCCCCCTGTCGCTTTTCCGACCCTGCGCGTTTCTCGCTTGCTCACGGTGGAAAGGACCGCCACCCGTTTCCCGTTCCGCTCAAGGTCTACGATGAGACGATACGGGTAATGAAGTCCGCGGTCAGCAAGGGCAGGATGGGTCGAGAAGAGGAACTGCAGGCGCTGAAACGGTTGGACGATCAGGCGCGGCGCCTGGAGCAATATGCGACTGGCCCGGATCTCAAGGAAATCGTGGCTGGCGAATTTCGCGATTCTCACGCCCTGGGCGGACGCAGCATCTTCGGGTGGGAAGAGGAACTCGAAGCCCGCGGCTTGAAGAGAGGCTGA
- a CDS encoding cytochrome ubiquinol oxidase subunit I: protein MLENLDATLLARVQFAFTVSFHIIFPAFSIGLASYLAVLQGLWLWTKQEVYLELFDFWKTIFALAFGMGVVSGIVMSYQFGTNWSVFSDKAGPIIGPLMGYEVLSAFFLEAGFLGVMLFGRNRVGPGLHFFATLMVAFGTLMSATWILAVNSWMQTPVGFAMNDAGQFVPVDWWAIIFNPSFPYRLVHMVLAAYLTTALVVGAVGAYHLLRRTSPLRAGTMFSMAMWMLTIVAPLQILAGDMHGLNTLEHQPVKVMAMEGHYESHPDGAPLILFGLPNPEEKRVDYAVEIPKLSSLILKHDLNAPLDGLDTVPEELHPPVPIVFWSFRIMIAIGFAMFGLGLWSLYCRWRGSLYGSEWLHRSAIVMGPAGFVAVLAGWITTEVGRQPFTVYGHLLTADSVSPIAAPAVATSLIAFIIVYFLIFGAGTFYILRLMSRLPRDPMGDLDEGPIRTAGITPAPQAAKHEEVRHGA from the coding sequence ATGCTCGAAAACCTCGACGCCACACTCCTGGCCAGGGTTCAGTTTGCCTTCACTGTTTCTTTCCACATCATCTTCCCCGCCTTCTCGATCGGCCTCGCAAGTTATCTGGCGGTGCTTCAGGGCCTGTGGTTGTGGACGAAGCAGGAGGTCTATCTCGAGCTTTTCGACTTCTGGAAGACAATCTTCGCATTGGCCTTCGGGATGGGCGTGGTATCGGGCATCGTGATGTCCTACCAGTTCGGCACGAACTGGAGCGTATTCTCCGACAAGGCTGGGCCCATCATCGGTCCGCTGATGGGATACGAGGTCCTTTCGGCCTTCTTCCTCGAAGCCGGTTTCCTCGGGGTCATGCTGTTCGGGAGGAATCGCGTCGGCCCCGGCCTGCATTTCTTCGCCACGCTCATGGTTGCCTTCGGCACGCTGATGTCGGCGACATGGATCCTCGCTGTGAATTCCTGGATGCAGACGCCGGTCGGCTTCGCCATGAACGACGCAGGACAGTTTGTGCCGGTGGACTGGTGGGCCATCATCTTCAACCCTTCATTCCCATACCGGCTGGTGCACATGGTGCTGGCCGCCTATCTGACCACTGCACTGGTTGTGGGTGCCGTGGGGGCCTACCACCTGTTGCGCCGCACATCGCCGCTTCGCGCGGGAACGATGTTCTCGATGGCCATGTGGATGCTGACGATCGTCGCACCCCTCCAGATCCTCGCAGGCGACATGCACGGCCTCAACACGCTCGAGCATCAGCCGGTCAAGGTCATGGCCATGGAGGGCCACTACGAAAGCCATCCCGATGGAGCCCCGCTGATCCTCTTTGGCCTCCCCAATCCTGAGGAGAAACGGGTCGATTACGCAGTGGAGATTCCCAAACTCTCCAGTCTCATCCTGAAGCACGATCTCAACGCGCCTCTGGATGGCCTCGACACAGTTCCCGAAGAACTGCATCCACCGGTTCCGATCGTCTTCTGGTCCTTCCGCATCATGATCGCCATTGGCTTTGCGATGTTCGGCCTCGGCTTGTGGAGCCTCTACTGTCGTTGGCGCGGCTCCCTCTATGGCAGCGAATGGCTGCACCGGTCTGCGATCGTGATGGGACCTGCAGGATTTGTTGCAGTCCTGGCAGGATGGATCACCACCGAAGTCGGGCGACAGCCGTTCACCGTCTACGGGCACCTGCTGACGGCCGATTCCGTTTCGCCGATTGCGGCACCGGCGGTTGCCACCTCGCTAATCGCTTTCATCATTGTCTATTTCCTGATCTTCGGCGCGGGCACCTTCTATATTCTCCGGCTGATGTCCCGCCTGCCGCGCGACCCGATGGGCGACCTCGATGAGGGGCCGATCCGTACGGCGGGCATCACGCCTGCCCCTCAGGCAGCCAAACACGAGGAAGTGCGTCATGGAGCTTGA
- a CDS encoding pyridoxal phosphate-dependent aminotransferase, which yields MRYASITDRLADLGSGRWAVHTTARQMKQEGADIIELTIGEPDVAPDKALLDEATRSMHSGRIRYSNGRGEPSVLKALVERYAKRRTGVTEENFLCFPGTQTALYAVMTGLVETGDDVLVGDPLYATYEGVIASTGAHPVMVPLRPEKRFHMQAEDLERAITPNSRVVLLNTPHNPTGAVLTASEIYAIGEVCRKHDLWIVCDEVYEQLVFDDVPFASPFDMPELAERTIVVSSISKSHAAPGFRSGWAAGPAEFCKRLLPISETMLFGVQPFIADMTALALSQDFHMAPTMRANYRRRAETAAQAFAGNNLVRPMLPEGGMFILLDISATGLTGLQFAWELLQQEGVAVMPGGSFGQQANGFLRISLTVPDDTLLIAMKRISDLADRLVAPEGRRATA from the coding sequence ATGCGTTACGCCTCCATAACAGACCGTCTTGCCGATCTCGGTTCCGGCCGCTGGGCGGTGCACACCACCGCTCGCCAGATGAAGCAGGAGGGCGCCGATATCATCGAGCTCACCATTGGCGAACCGGATGTCGCGCCGGACAAGGCGCTCCTGGACGAGGCGACGAGGTCCATGCATTCCGGACGCATCCGTTACTCGAATGGACGCGGCGAACCCTCCGTACTGAAGGCGCTGGTCGAGAGATATGCAAAGCGCCGCACCGGCGTGACGGAGGAGAACTTCCTCTGCTTCCCCGGGACCCAGACAGCCCTCTACGCCGTGATGACGGGCCTGGTCGAAACCGGTGACGACGTACTCGTCGGCGACCCGCTCTACGCAACCTATGAAGGCGTGATCGCCTCCACCGGTGCCCATCCGGTGATGGTTCCGCTTCGTCCTGAGAAGCGATTCCACATGCAGGCCGAGGACCTCGAACGAGCTATCACGCCAAACTCACGCGTGGTGCTCCTCAATACACCGCACAATCCGACCGGCGCCGTACTGACGGCCAGTGAAATTTACGCGATCGGGGAAGTCTGTCGCAAGCACGACCTCTGGATCGTCTGCGACGAGGTCTATGAGCAACTAGTATTTGATGACGTCCCGTTTGCATCGCCATTCGACATGCCGGAACTGGCAGAGCGGACCATCGTGGTGTCGTCGATCTCCAAGTCTCATGCGGCGCCGGGCTTCCGCAGCGGTTGGGCCGCAGGCCCTGCAGAATTCTGCAAACGCTTGCTTCCCATCTCCGAGACGATGCTGTTTGGCGTCCAGCCCTTCATTGCCGACATGACGGCGCTCGCGCTTTCGCAGGACTTCCACATGGCGCCGACCATGCGTGCGAACTACCGCCGGCGCGCGGAGACTGCAGCTCAGGCTTTCGCCGGCAACAATCTTGTGAGACCGATGCTGCCGGAAGGAGGAATGTTTATCCTTCTCGACATCTCCGCGACCGGCCTCACGGGGCTTCAATTTGCTTGGGAGCTTCTGCAGCAGGAAGGCGTCGCGGTCATGCCCGGAGGATCGTTCGGTCAGCAGGCCAACGGCTTCCTCCGCATCTCCCTCACGGTTCCCGACGATACGCTGCTCATCGCCATGAAGCGCATTTCAGATCTTGCCGATCGCCTTGTGGCGCCGGAAGGACGACGCGCGACCGCCTGA
- a CDS encoding aminotransferase: MPAFNPLVEKLAPPPVPSVFAWGRAYDGSRGPLIDLSQAVPGYPPHPDMLALLGEMASSTAYCGYGPIEGDADLRRAYAEHVSQVYGATLEPSNIHVTSGCNEAFASAAMTVAGPGQTVLMTNPFYFNHDTTLAMMGVKMRTVACRPDDGFLPKPDTIAAAITPEVRALALVSPNNPTGAVYPPDLLLAIFELCRTKDIWLILDETYRDFLPEAGHAPHGLFAQDDWQEHLISLYSFSKSLCIPGHRLGAITAGSKTVEQIAKVMDNLQICAPRSAQAAVARALPMLADWRERNRQEIVRRADALTVTMAKLPEWRVDSLGAYFAFVRHPFPGLGSADVAERLAREAGIICIPGAYFGDGQEAYLRFAFANADVATISLLEERLRDFRPA; encoded by the coding sequence ATGCCTGCCTTCAATCCCCTCGTCGAAAAGCTCGCCCCGCCGCCCGTTCCATCGGTCTTTGCCTGGGGCAGGGCATATGACGGGTCGCGCGGCCCATTGATCGACCTCTCGCAAGCCGTACCGGGCTATCCGCCACATCCCGACATGCTGGCCCTGCTCGGCGAAATGGCCTCTTCGACCGCCTATTGCGGCTATGGCCCAATCGAGGGTGATGCCGATCTGCGGCGAGCCTATGCGGAGCATGTGAGCCAGGTCTATGGTGCGACGCTGGAGCCGTCGAACATCCACGTCACTTCGGGATGCAATGAAGCCTTCGCCAGTGCCGCCATGACCGTCGCCGGCCCCGGCCAGACAGTGCTGATGACCAATCCCTTCTACTTCAATCACGACACGACGCTGGCGATGATGGGCGTCAAAATGCGCACCGTTGCCTGCCGACCGGACGACGGGTTCCTTCCGAAGCCCGATACGATCGCCGCTGCCATCACGCCCGAGGTGCGCGCTCTCGCGCTCGTTTCGCCGAACAATCCGACAGGAGCCGTCTATCCACCCGACCTGCTGCTGGCGATCTTCGAGCTGTGCCGGACAAAGGACATCTGGCTGATTCTCGACGAGACCTACCGCGATTTCCTGCCCGAGGCAGGCCATGCACCCCATGGCCTCTTCGCCCAGGATGACTGGCAGGAGCACCTGATCAGTCTCTACAGCTTCTCGAAGTCTCTCTGCATTCCGGGCCACCGCCTGGGTGCGATCACTGCCGGATCAAAGACGGTGGAGCAGATCGCCAAGGTCATGGACAATCTGCAGATCTGCGCGCCGAGGTCGGCACAGGCCGCGGTTGCGCGGGCCCTGCCAATGCTGGCGGACTGGCGGGAGCGCAACCGGCAGGAAATCGTCCGCCGTGCCGACGCGCTGACGGTAACGATGGCGAAGCTGCCGGAGTGGCGGGTCGATTCGCTCGGCGCCTATTTTGCCTTCGTCCGTCATCCCTTCCCGGGGCTCGGATCGGCTGACGTGGCCGAGCGACTGGCCAGGGAGGCGGGCATCATCTGCATTCCCGGCGCCTATTTCGGCGATGGCCAGGAGGCCTACCTCCGCTTTGCCTTTGCTAATGCGGATGTCGCGACGATCTCCCTGCTGGAAGAACGGCTGCGGGATTTCCGGCCGGCGTAA